The following proteins are encoded in a genomic region of Burkholderia gladioli:
- a CDS encoding YXWGXW repeat-containing protein translates to MARLFHPARLAAALCLTLATSAFAQAVIVAPIAPPPPRVEVVPAPRTGYVWDHGRWRWDHGGYVWVPGHWQPVRVGYHWVPGHWVAHGPNWHWVPGHWA, encoded by the coding sequence ATGGCACGTCTGTTCCATCCGGCGCGCCTCGCCGCCGCCCTCTGTCTCACGCTCGCCACCAGCGCCTTCGCGCAGGCCGTGATCGTCGCGCCGATCGCCCCGCCGCCGCCGCGCGTCGAGGTGGTGCCGGCCCCGCGCACCGGCTACGTCTGGGATCACGGCCGCTGGCGCTGGGATCACGGCGGCTATGTCTGGGTGCCGGGCCACTGGCAACCGGTACGCGTCGGCTATCACTGGGTGCCCGGCCACTGGGTCGCGCACGGCCCGAACTGGCACTGGGTGCCGGGCCATTGGGCCTGA
- a CDS encoding RNA polymerase sigma factor produces MSGPAVTMPALPRPPRRPSPSPAARGAADATRAAPTRSEPVAVLQGVDALEAIPACPAARPSAAAATRTAAEPGARDVSERDPDAELVERVGRRDPGAARALVARKLPRLLALATRLLGDRMEAEDVAQEAFIRIWKQAPRWKSGEARFDTWLHRVALNLCYDRLRGRREEPAEELPEQMDPQPLGEQRLEALERDARVRRALDALPARQREALVLHYYQELSNIEAAGLMGITVDALESLLSRARRNLRAQLAGDGRSEEI; encoded by the coding sequence ATGAGCGGACCCGCCGTCACGATGCCCGCGCTGCCGCGCCCGCCCCGCCGCCCGTCGCCTTCGCCGGCCGCGCGCGGCGCGGCCGATGCGACGCGTGCCGCGCCGACGCGGTCCGAACCTGTCGCCGTCCTGCAGGGAGTCGATGCCCTTGAAGCCATTCCGGCGTGCCCCGCGGCGCGCCCTTCCGCCGCCGCGGCCACGCGAACGGCCGCCGAACCGGGAGCGCGCGACGTGAGCGAACGCGATCCCGACGCGGAACTCGTCGAGCGGGTCGGCCGGCGCGATCCCGGCGCCGCGCGCGCGCTGGTGGCGCGCAAGCTGCCGCGCCTGCTCGCGCTCGCCACGCGCCTGCTGGGCGACCGCATGGAAGCCGAGGACGTGGCGCAGGAAGCCTTCATCCGGATCTGGAAACAGGCGCCGCGCTGGAAGTCCGGCGAGGCGCGCTTCGATACCTGGCTGCACCGCGTGGCGCTCAACCTTTGTTATGACCGGCTGCGCGGACGTCGCGAGGAGCCGGCCGAGGAACTGCCCGAGCAGATGGACCCGCAACCGCTCGGCGAGCAACGGCTCGAGGCGCTCGAGCGCGACGCGCGCGTGCGCCGGGCGCTGGACGCGCTGCCGGCCCGGCAGCGGGAAGCGCTCGTGCTCCATTACTATCAGGAATTGTCGAACATCGAGGCGGCCGGCCTGATGGGCATCACGGTGGACGCGCTGGAGAGCCTGCTCTCGCGCGCCCGGCGCAATCTGCGCGCGCAACTGGCCGGCGACGGCCGCAGCGAGGAAATCTGA